The Vibrio coralliirubri DNA window GTTTTGATCTCTATACGGTAGTTGTCCATCGCTTTCACTTCTAGCTCGACGCCATCTAAGATGCGCGGCTTAGGTGCTGCTTCAAGCGCTTTTTGCAGAGAGTTCACTACAGAGTTTGCCGATAAGGTCGAACCATCATGGAATTTAACGCCTTGGCGAATCGTGAACTGCCAAGTCAGAGGATCAAGATGTTTCCAATCCGTTGCCAACATAGGTTGTGCTTCCGAGGTTGGGCTCAGGTTAACCAGAGTTTCTGCTGTGCTCCAACGAGATAACTTAAAAGCGTCATCAGAAAGTGGCGATAAACCCGTTCTTGGCGGTTGCATCATCGCAACTCGAATTTCAGATTTTACTGCGGCATCGCTAGACCCTGATTGAGAGTCAAAACAGCCAGTCAAAGGCAGAGCCAACGCAAGCGCGCAAGCCAGTTTGATTGAATTAAAACGCATAATTATTTTTCTCTGTAGCTGTATTTTTTAATAAATAGGGTTGTGTTTAACAAGTAGATTTCGAAAGAGGCTGAGACTCGATCAGCATCTGAGTCGCAGGATGATCAGGTTTATTCATCACTTGATTGGTCAGTCCGTGCTCAACCATTTCACCATGGTCGAGTACCAGTATTTCTTCACAAAGGGCTTTTGCCGCACCGAGATCATGCGTAACCAAAATAAGGCGCATATCACGCTTCTTTTTCAATGAATTAATCAAGTCCAACAACCTTTGGCGATTCACCGGGTCAAGGCTGGCAGTAGGTTCATCGGCCACCAGCACTGCGGGTCTAACGACAAGAGCCCTAGCAATAGCCACACGTTGAGCTTGACCTGTAGAAAGCTGATTAGGTTTCAGCAAGAGCAAACTGGCAGGCAATCCAACGTCTGACAGCGCTTCTTCAATGATGGCTTCATGATTACCCGAAACATCTAAGTTACTTAACGGTTCGGCTAAGATCTGTCGAACGGTATAGTAAGGGTTGAGGCTAGTGTGGGGCTCTTGTGGCACCAATTGAATCAGCCGACACACCGTTGCTTGCGCTTTGCTATCGCGAATTGGGAGCGAATAACCGAACAAGTTTATTTGACCAACGGTTGGCGCTTTAAGGCCAAATAGCAGTTCAATTAACGTTGATTTCCCCGCACCAGAACGCCCAACAATAGCTAAGCTTTTGTCTTCAACATTAAGGTCTATGTTCTGTAGCGCTTTGAACGCTTTACCACCCAACCAACTTGGTACGGAGTAGTAGTGAACACTCACATTTTCGAACTTAATCTCTGTCGATGTTTGTGTTTCTGAATCAGTCACTGGCATGAATGGCGAGGCTTCTGAGTTTAGTGGTAAGGTCGAGCTCATTCGATTAAGTCTCTCAATGAACAGCAGAAAGCGTGAGAGCTCGATTCAAGTGCATGTTTCGGAGCACCATAAGCCACCACCCCACCATCATCGATGACCAACAACTTGTCACACGCCAACGCGCTATGCAGGTCATGGGTGATGAGTAAACCACCAATTTGACGTTGTTTAACATTGTGTCGAATCAGCTTAAGTATCTCTTGCTCTGTCACCGGATCTAACGCACTGGTTGGTTCATCGGCGATGATAATATCGGAGTTACTCAGCAAGCCAATCGCAATACACACACGTTGGCGTTGCCCACCCGAAATTTGGCTCGGGTACAACGGCAAGATGGTTTCTGGATTAGGAAAACCAAGTTGAATCAGCAACTCGGTAATTTTGATTTTGTCTTTTGATTTAAGCTTGGTGCGAGTTCCCGTCAAGGCAAGGCAGAGTTGGCCTTCTATTGAAACCAGAGGGTTTAACGCTTGAAGCGCATCTTGGAAGATAACTGCGGGGCGCTGTGCTGCAGTTCTTTGCAACATCGGTAAACCACACACCGCTTCACCAGATAGAGAAATATGACCTTCAACTTCAACCGTCTCTGGCAGAAACCCCGCAATAGCGCGAGAAAGCATCGACTTACCAATACCTGAAGGACCCATGATCGCCAACAGCTCACCTCGATAAACATCGAAGTGGATATCTTGGAAAAGGATTCTCGAAGAGGTTTTGATCGTTAGATGGTCAACAGACAAAAGTGGGGCGTTCACGCAGATACTCATATATAGATGTTATAACATAACAACTCTATCATTTAGCCGACATGATGAAAAGAGAACATTGAACTGTATCGCATTTTACTTACAATTTTATTGACCAGTTATAGTGAGTCATTACATACAAAAAAGCGCTCACCAAATTTATCGTATAAAAATAGTAAAGCGCTTGCATAAAGTATTACAGGTGGTGATTAGGTTACTTAGTTAATGGCACCCTGAACGGCATCTTCGACTGGGTAACACTTCTGCTTAACTTGTGCGATGAACGGATACAAGAATGCAATACGTCCAAGATAAAACAAGGTAAACGCCAACCACAGACCATGATTACCCCAAATATCGATGGTAAATGCCTGTACCGCTAAAAATACCAACAAAGTCGCGATGCTTGAGTCTCTAACCGGACGTGTGGTTCCCGTTCCGGTAAAAATGCCATAAACCGTTAAGCCAAAGCCAGCCACTAGCGGGAACACAATTAACCACGGAGCCATCTCTTGGTACAGCGTGACCAGCGCTGGAATATCGGTAAACAAGAAAACAATCATATCTTTAAAAATCAAGGTTAAAAGCGTCAGCGCAGCAATGAAACCGGCCGTCCATTGGAAGTTAAGCCTTAATACTCGATCCAACATTGAAGGATTCTTCTGACCTACCGCCTTACCTGCAAACACACTCGATGCGTTTGCAATACCGTCAAACATATAACTGACTATGAAGGTCACCTGCATCAAGATCGCGTTAGCCGCTAGAACATCGGTACCCAGTTTAGAGCCTGTACGCGCCATCATGTTGAAGAACACCAAGATACAAATGGTGCGAAGCAATAGATCAGTATTCGAAGAGATGATTGTCGATAGGTCTTTCTTGGTCATCTTCGAGCCTTGCAAGAACTCAGAGATCGAAATATTGCTGGTCTTCATCACCAAGGTCACACCAATCGCAAAGGTGGTAACTTGTGCAATCAAACTTGCGTAAGCCACACCTGCGACACCCAGATCGAAATAGAGTACAAACACCGCATCTAAAACAATGTTCAACACGTTACCAAACACTTGTGTATAAAGAACTTCTTTGGCTTTCGCCTGCCCCATTAGCCAACCAATAATGGTGTAGTTGAGCAACACGAAAGGCGCGCCATAAATCAAAATACTGAAGTAGATATGCGCGTGCTCGGCCACATTGGCTTCAGGCTCTATCACCCACATTGCACCTTGCCAGATGAGTGGCTGTATCAAGATAAAGATCAAACCCACCAAACCAGACAGCACGAACGGACGCATCAAACTACCCGCCAAATCAGAGCGATTTCCCTTGCCCAGTGCCATCGCACTTTGCCCCGTGGTACTGACACGGAAAAAGCCAAACAACCAATACATGGTGTTCATAATGATGGTGCCGATCGCCACACCACCAATCAGTTCAGCAATACCAAGTTGGCCAATAACAGCGGTATCCACCGCCCCTAGCAGAGGTTGTGTCACCGTTGAGATGATGAAAGGGAAGGCAATTTTCAGATAATCTTTGTGGGTAATGGTCATATATTCTAGCGAGTGATATTAAGAACTATTTGCAATTAGAGCGGGATGCTATCGTTTAATCCGTACGTTGTCATCATTTACTTAGAGTCGTTTATCAACAAGCTTCTCTCCCATCGCACCATCAACATAAGACGCCTTTCTGTCATTGAGCTAGCAAATTAGCCACAACAAATGAGTAAAATCACGCTCGACAAAACACAACAAAACCAATTACCGGACCAACTCAATGGTTAACCTAGTAAAGGCTCAGTAAAAACTCACGGGAAGGTAGAAATCGAGCTCGAATATTTCATCACTATTAAGAAAGTGATTCTGATGATAATGCACATACGCAGGAGTAGATCGCTGTTTAAAGCCAGACGTGGGTAGCCACTTTTCTAAGACCATGCTTATCTGTGGTAGCAGCTCGCCGTAGCGGCCATTCAGTCGAAACACAGCATGTAAGCCACCTGGAATCACCATCTGGTTCACGACACTGCGATACTTAATCGGCTCATCAATCGCGATACACGCCACATAGCGGCACTGATCCATTTCAACCCAAGCAGGGTTTGAGTGATGCAAACCAAATTGACTCGAAAAATTACGCTGTTCGGAATTCGCCCAAGCTTTCAATATCAACCACGCATTACGAATGGATCGGTTATAGCCCGTATGTCGAACGTAGGCTGCCATGCGCTCAGGCACTTCAACGATCTTGGGTTCGGGCAATACTCGCTGCGCCACATTCAAATAGCCCGCCGCCACTTCGGGATCTTTCAAATAGGGTTTTTCTGCTACTTGTAAATCATGCTTACGCCATTCTCCGGGCGACATATTAAAGGTCGCTTTAAATGCTCGACTAAACGAAGACACAGAACTAAAGCCACATTTATGCGCGATCTCAACCACAGACGAACTGGTATCAAACATCAATTGGTTGGCTGCATACTCCATTCGAGTGCGTCGGATATATTGATGCAACGACTCCCCGACCACGCTTTTAAAGGTGCGATGAAAGTGCTGTTCTGAATAGGCCGCTATCTCAGATAACTCTTTGGCAGACAAAGGCTGACTGATGTCTTGGTGAATATGGAACAAGACATCATTGATTCTCGATATGTGTTGACGTGACATCGTTTAAATAGCATAAATGGACATGTTTAAGAGCATAAACGGACACGCTTATTTTTACAATTGCCGTGTAATATCAAGCGATAGAATAAAAACGATAAACGACGAGACACAACACATGGAAATCGCACAGTCATTACAACAGATTCAATCTTCATACATTCGAGAGATCCTCGCAGCCGCAAGTGATCCAAATGTCATCTCATTGGCCGGTGGTTTACCGGACGAGAAAACATTCCCAATCGATTTAATGAAGCCAACGCTAGAAAACCTAGCGAACATGCCTGAAGTTTTCCAATACGGTTCTACTGCCGGTTACGGCCCGTTGCTTGACCACTTAACACAAAGCTACCAATTGCCAGAGTCACACACGGCAATGATTTGTACTGGCTCTCAGCAAGGTTTGGATTTGATTGCACGTGCGTATGTAGACCCGGGTGATGTGGTTGTGATGGAAGCGCCAAGCTACTTAGGTGCGATGCAGGTGTTTGGCCTAGTTCAAGCAAACATTGCGACCGTGTCTCAAACTGAATTTGGCCCGAACCTAGATGAACTGGAAACATGCTTTGCACAGCAATCACCGAAGATGTTCTATGCCGTGCCTGATTTCCACAACCCAACCGGCGTGTGTTGGGCAACAGAAACTCGTCAAAAAGTGGCTGAGCTGTGTATCAAATACAACGTGGCATTCATTGAAGATGCGCCATACCGTGAGCTACGTTTCACAGGTACAGAACTGCCGTTGGTTTCTTCGTTCTGCCCTGATAACTCTATCGTTCTTCGTTCATTCTCTAAGATTGCATCGCCAGGTCTACGTATTGGCGCGGTAACAGGCAAACGCAGCTACCTTGAGCCACTGATCAAAGTGAAGCAAGGCGCGGATTTACACTCAAGTGTACCAATGCAAGCGCTGCTTGTTGGTCTTCTAAAACATGAAGACTTTGGCGTGCATATGGAAAACATTCGCACCCTGTACAAGTCTCGTTATGAGGTGCTGTTCTCAGAGCTAGAGAAACAACTGCCTGCAGATTGCGTGTTAAAATCCGTAGATGGCGGAATGTTTATTTGGGTTGAGATCCCAGAGTGCGACACCTTCGAACTGGCGAAAACCTTGCTATCGAATGGCGTGGCAGTAGTACCAAGCCCAGTATTCTATCCAAAGGCCGATGAAGCGAAAGCCGCACTGCGCTTAAACTTCACCAACGCCAACCCGGAAGAATTGATGGAAGCGGTAAAACGCTTAGCAGAAGTACTTAACCAAGCGTAATCGCTGACAATACTGACCGCTTTGGTAATTGCCTGATCGGCTTATTACCGAGAAAGCTGTCACCAGTCAGCATTAAAGGCCAATGTCATTCTCAACAAGAGAGTCACATTGGCCTTAATTTTAGGTCTCTATAAAACACAGAAAGGACGTCAGTTTGCCGCATTGTATTATCGAACACTCATCCACTATTGATAGTCAGCAACTCAACCAAAAAGTGTTTCTCGGCGCGATGGAGTCTCAGTTGTTCTCACCAACAGGAGAAGACATCAAAGTACGCAGCCTTGCCTATCAGCATTACCAAACCGGCGAAGTAAAAGAAGACTTCGTGCATGTCTCTGTGCGTATTTTGTCTGGGCGTAACGAAAGCGTTAAAGCGATGCTCTCCAAGTCCATATTGGATCAATTACTTGCTCTCACTCTATCCAATGCTTCGCTGACCGTAGAGATCATCGATATAGAGACAAGCAGCTATTCAAAAGCCTTAGTTTAAAGGCAAATCACAAGCGTACATCCCCTCACAAATAGGGGATTATAAAAACATTCGTTAACAGCATGGAGCAATGAAATGGAATTGGTGATTGGTAACAACCCAGAATTGATAACGAAAGCACAGTCCATTCGTCATCAAGTATTCGTTGTTGAACAAGGTATCCCACAGGTATTAGATCTTGATGGGTTAGACCCAGTATCACATCATGCACTGATCACCGATGAAGATAATTTAGTCGCGACGGCACGCTTGCACATTGATGAATCAGGACACTCAACCATGGCACGTGTTGCGGTTCTGCAGCCTTATCGAGGATCTGGTATCGCGTCTAAAATTGTTAGCGCACTTCTAAATCACGCTTCTGAACATGGTGTCAAAGTCATTGAAATCCACGCCCATCAATACCTAAAGGGTTACTATGAAAAGTTCGGCTTTGAGTTCATTCGTGAAGTGGAAATCGTCGGAGAACATCAACTCATTGAGATGAGATACTACATAAGTGCTTAGCCAAGTATTCAAAAGACAACAAAACACCACTGCTTATTTGAGCTAATATTCCTTATCAAATAACGGCCTTTTCACCACACCTAAAGCCACACCAAAAATGATGTTATATAGCCCTACGTTTGGTTGGTTTTTGTCCCGCACCGCCTTGGTTATACTGCGCCTGATTTTAATAAGCCAACAAGACAGAACTAAGTTGAAATACTCAGTTCTGATCAAAACAGGCAACCGCTCTGGATTTACGTTCCAGCTCGCAGAAAGGAAAAACCATGTCTCAATATGTTGTATGTGCTCTGTATAAATTCGTAGCACTTGATGATTATCAAGAAATTCGCCAGCCACTAACCGACGTGTTAGAAGCCAACCAAATCCGCGGTACTTTGTTACTTGCGAGTGAAGGCATCAACGGTACCGTTGCAGGTAAGCGCGAATCTATCGACGCCCTTCTTCAATGGTTCAAACAAGATTCTCGTTTGGCTGATGTTGTTTACAAAGAGTCGTTCAACGAAGAACAACCATTCAACCGCACCAAGGTTAAGCTTAAGAAAGAGATCGTAACCATGGGTGTTGAGGGCATCGACCCACGCCATGTTGTCGGCACTTACGTGAAACCAAACGAATGGAATGCACTGATTTCTGATCCAGATGTGATTCTGGTTGATACTCGTAACGACTACGAAGTGGACATCGGCACATTCAAAAATGCCGTAAACCCAAACACAGAAACCTTCCGTGAATTCCCTCAGTACGTTGAAGACAACCTTGATCCTAAGAAACACAAGAAAGTCGCGATGTTCTGTACTGGCGGTATTCGTTGTGAAAAATCAACAGCCTACATGAAAGAACAAGGCTTTGATGAGGTTTACCACCTTGAAGGCGGCATTCTTAAGTACTTAGAAGAAGTACCTGAAGAAGAGAGCATGTGGGAAGGCGACTGCTACGTATTTGATGGTCGTGTTGCAGTAAACCACCAGCTAGAAAAGAGCGTTTACGATGTGTGTAACGCATGTCGCCTGCCAATCACAGACGAAGACAAAGCCTCTGAACACTTCGAGAAAGGCGTAAGCTGCCCTAAGTGTATTGATAAGCACAGCGAAGAGCAGAAAGCCCGTTTCCGTGAACGTGAAAAGCAAGTTCAACTGTCGAATGCTCGTGGCGAAACCCACGTAGGCGGCGAAGCTGCTCACCTTATCGAGCAACGCAAAAAAGAGAAGCTTGCACACAAAGAGCAGCAACGCTCTGGCAAGAAAGCAAAGTAAACTTTCTGCTTTAAACTCTTATAGTTCTAAACATATAACTATAAATAGTTAGCTATATACATACAAAAGGGCGCAAGTTCGAGGATAATCCTACGAGTTTGCGCCCTTTTTTGATCGCTTTACGGCTTTGTGTTTTGAACCACATTTCTTTCGAAAAATTACTTCTATACTGTCAGGGCGTGTTGACCTTCCGCGGTTAGATTTTGTTCGAGATAAAAGCGTTTTAATCGCGGCGAGGGAGAAGTAGCCTAGTCATTCTAAGCAAATCTCCCTCAACAAAGAGTAAAACGCTTTTAGCCGAACCCTTCAGGCAGCGTTTGCTGGTTATTTCTACTACGTTATCGGCCTCTCATGTAGGCTAGCTACACATCAAAGCCTCTGCCTTGTAGAAATACCCAGCAATTCGCCGCAAAAACAAGCTCGAAAGATCAACACGCCCTAAAAATTTGACTAGAGAGGAAGTGCCAATGCTCAATGAAAACCATGCCTTTATCTTAGATTTCCCAGATCTTAAATTAGACATTGTTCAGCTCAACCACGACGACGAAAAATTCAAAGCAGATATGCAGAAGTACCACCAACTCGACTACGACATCCGTCAGCTAGAAATCTCTGGCAGCCCTATCGATGACGACAGCATGCACAACCTCAAAGTAGAACGCATGGAGCTAAAAGACTCGCTACACAAACAGCTCACGCGCCATCACGCGCTTAAGATCGTATAACAACTCATTATGCTAGTGTGGCTAACTTAGCCACACTACTCTACTTCTCAAAGAGTTCTTTCTTTGAAATCTAAACTACCTGCTACCCAACTTGATTATTCGCTGAAAAGTCTAAGTAAGTACTAAATTGAAGCCCATCATCTTGAGTTTCAAAACTCCAACCCATTCGCTCACAAATTCGTTGCACAATCACTAGGCCACAACCATAGCCAGCATTGTAAGTCTCATTGCCATCATGACGGTTAGTGATCACTAATTGAGAACCTGTCACCACAATTCCAACATCGCCAACACTGTAGCTAAACGCATTTTTAATTAAGTTATTCAACACAATAGTAATAAAGCTCTCTGGCGCATACACAGTGACAGTCCCTTTTACGTCTAGGTTATAACTCGCATCCTGCTTGGCAAACAAAGGCGCCATTTCAAGCAGCTGATTCTGAACTTCGACTTCCAGGTCATAGTGACCGAAATGGTGCTCATCGATACTCTCTTTACCAAGCAGCAAAAACATTTCAGTCAGCACTCGCATCTGTTCACTCGCTTCTTGCAAGCGGTTAATCGCTTTTAACGCGACAGGAGGTTGATTGGGTACTTTAGTTAGCAGATCAGCCGACCCTTTAATCACCATAATCGGAGTCCGTAGCTCGTGAGATGCAAATCGATTGAACTCCTCTTCCCGCTGAAAAAATCCTGAAATGTGATTCTTTGAATCTAAAAGTGTTTGCTCAATATGTCGCGTTTCAGCGTAAGACGTCTCGACTTCAAAACTTGGCTGCTCAGGGTGCATTTGCCCTATTTTCTTTTCTATCTGATTAAGTGGCCTCGACAGCGAGCGTACAACATAGATCCCATACAAAACCATGAAGATTGAGGTTAAGCCACCGAGTATGAGGGTGTAGTTGTGGAGGCTCCATTCATACTCGTCGAGGTAGTCGTCGGCGTCATCTTGAAACAAGATATACATCAGCCCTTTACCTGACGGGTGTTCGAATACGTAAAAATGTTTATCTTCCGTACCTAACAGATGTTCATAGAAACCGGGCTCTTTGTATCGAGCTAACCAATTGGGCAGTTCTCTTTCACTCCAATAGGTTGAAAACTCATTTTTATTCGGCAACAACGCATCTTCGCCAAGCAACTGATATTCAGACGTATAACGATTAGCTTCAGTGTCTAGCCAGTGGTGCAGGCTGATCACTTCCATCTGGTTTTCAGCGATATAAATAACTGTCCAGAAAAGGCCAAACATGACCAAGGTCATCAAACCAAAGCTGCGACGGATTTTTCGGTAGATGCTCGGGTAATCGCCGTGTCTTGAGGCGTTATGCTTTGAGTCGGTAACCTTGTCCATGAATAGTCTCTAATCGTGAGTGTTCAAACCCTTTATCGAGCGCGTTGCGGAGGCCATAAATATGACTTCGCAGTGCATCACTGCTTGGCGATTCATCACCCCAAACGGAATCAATCACTTCAGTTCTTGAAACAATTGCTGGTGCATGGCGCATAAGGACTTTTAATATCTTAAGCTGAATACGACTCAACTTAATAAGCCTACCTTCTCGGCATACCTCGTCTGTCTGCGAGTTGAGAGTAATATCGGCAAAAACCTGCTTTCCAATACCTTGCCGTGGCCCTCGGCTTGCCAATGCGTTGAGCCTTAAACTGAGCTCTTGCATGGCGAAAGGCTTAACCAAATAATCATCTCCACCCGCTTGAAAGGCAGCGATTTTATCTTCCAACCTATCTTTAGCGGTTAAAAATAGAATTGGCATAGAGCACTGCACCTCTTCTCTTAACTTTCTAACAGCTGAGATGCCGTCTAATTTAGGCATCATGATGTCCATAATAATCACGTCATAATAATTCTCAGACGCTAACTTCAATGCCGCTTCACCATGATAAGCACAATCGATCACCATCCCTTCTAACTCTAGATAATCGGCAATGGTTTCTGCAACATTATGGCTGTCATCAACGATCAAAACTTTCATCGATTTATTTCACCTTTCTTCACGAGTGCTTCACGTTTGAGTTTATAAGATACACCCTCAATAAACTAAATAAAGAGTATATAGATGAAAAAGTTAGCGCTGATTTCAGTTGTCGGTTTAATTCTAACTGGCTGTGGCGGTAGTGACAGCAATAGCAATGGAAGCAACGATAACAACACGCAAGTTCCATCAGCAATTCAAGGTACCATTGACTCTGTTTCTGGCAACACCATCGTTGTGAATGGTTATAGCTATCAAGTAGACAGTGCGAACTATGCAGGCGAAGATGTGGCAATTGCAGACCTAGAAAAGAACATGATGGTTTCTATTTCATCTAATGCTCGTAGCGCTTCAGCTCACACTAGCAGAGCTCAAGTTAGTCTTGAACCAACCATCGTTGGTCTTATTTCAGACGCCAACCATAATAATGGCACATTTAAAGTCAATGGCATCGCATTGACCTTTACAGATCTATCACGTGAAATTGAAAATAGCGATTGGGTTATGGTCTCTTCTTTACCAACAGCGAATGCAGGTTACAAAGTGTTATCTGTAGTTAAATTTGAACCATCAGATGAATACGAAACGGTTGAGGTCGAGGGGTTGATTACTAACCTGAACCTAAACACACTAACATTCAATTTAGGTGGGGCTCTCAATGTCGAGTATACAGTCGATAGTATTGACAATGACTCTAATGAATCAGAGTTAGCTGATGGGCTTTGGGTTGAAGTAACAGGCTCAATGGTAGGCTCTGTATTGAAAGCAGATGAAGTGGAGGTCGAAGATTTTGACGAAATCGATAATGATACAGAAATCGAAGGTACAATTACTTCAGTGGCAAACGATAAATCGTCATTTCAATTAAGCTTCAAAGGTCACTTTCTTGTAGATGAAAATACTCGTTACGAAGATGGCAGCAAGTCAAAATTAACAGTGGATACGGAAGTTGAGGTAACCACGAAAAAAGTCAACGGAAGAAATGTTGCGACTAAAATCGAATTTGAACGCGACGTTGATTTAGAGGGCACAGTGCAAAGCATCTACCTAGAAGGAAGCAGCTTTGAAATGACATCATTGCATGGTAATCAAACTATTCATGTAAATAAAAACACTCAATTTGAAGATGGCCTAACTTTTGAGAACCTTGCTATTGGCGACCTTATTGAGGTTGAAGCCTACAAGGTCAACAGTCAGTACATTGCAATCGAGATCGAAGCAGAAGACAACGACTAACGCATAGAACATTCTTGATATTAAGTATAGAAGCCATGCACTACGCGTGGCTTTTTTGCATCAAAACAACCCACACCTAAAGTGCAGCCTACCTCTTCAATTATGTTACTGTTTGCTTATTCAAAGGCGTTTGATAAGGAAGCGAGTAAAGTGGCAATAACAGAAGAAAATATACAGTTCCAACTTGTTTCAAATTCTGAATTCGATGAACTGTTTGCGTGTGTTAAACAAGGTATATTCATACATGTAGATAGCGTTTTCGGCTGGGATGACGACTTCCAACGCAAACGACTTTTAAACGATTACCATCTCTCTTGGTTTCATTGGATATATCGCGAAGATGAGACAGTAGGACTCGTCTGCTTTAAGCCTTATGACAACGCATACCATATTCATCTGCTGATCATTTTCCCTAAATACCAAGGCCGTTCGCTTGGCAAGCAAGTCATGACTCTCATACATAAGAGAGCCATGGAAGAGCAACGAAGCCAAGTCACTCTATCGAGTTTTAAAAGTAATGCTCGTGCTATTAACTTTTATCAATCACTGGGCTATCACGTTGCTGATGATAGTGATGTTCACTTTACCTCGTTGAAATTAAAAGTTTATAAAATACAGTAAGATATATAACAAAACCAATTGATAATCATGTAAA harbors:
- a CDS encoding ABC transporter ATP-binding protein yields the protein MSSTLPLNSEASPFMPVTDSETQTSTEIKFENVSVHYYSVPSWLGGKAFKALQNIDLNVEDKSLAIVGRSGAGKSTLIELLFGLKAPTVGQINLFGYSLPIRDSKAQATVCRLIQLVPQEPHTSLNPYYTVRQILAEPLSNLDVSGNHEAIIEEALSDVGLPASLLLLKPNQLSTGQAQRVAIARALVVRPAVLVADEPTASLDPVNRQRLLDLINSLKKKRDMRLILVTHDLGAAKALCEEILVLDHGEMVEHGLTNQVMNKPDHPATQMLIESQPLSKSTC
- a CDS encoding ATP-binding cassette domain-containing protein, whose translation is MNAPLLSVDHLTIKTSSRILFQDIHFDVYRGELLAIMGPSGIGKSMLSRAIAGFLPETVEVEGHISLSGEAVCGLPMLQRTAAQRPAVIFQDALQALNPLVSIEGQLCLALTGTRTKLKSKDKIKITELLIQLGFPNPETILPLYPSQISGGQRQRVCIAIGLLSNSDIIIADEPTSALDPVTEQEILKLIRHNVKQRQIGGLLITHDLHSALACDKLLVIDDGGVVAYGAPKHALESSSHAFCCSLRDLIE
- a CDS encoding MATE family efflux transporter yields the protein MTITHKDYLKIAFPFIISTVTQPLLGAVDTAVIGQLGIAELIGGVAIGTIIMNTMYWLFGFFRVSTTGQSAMALGKGNRSDLAGSLMRPFVLSGLVGLIFILIQPLIWQGAMWVIEPEANVAEHAHIYFSILIYGAPFVLLNYTIIGWLMGQAKAKEVLYTQVFGNVLNIVLDAVFVLYFDLGVAGVAYASLIAQVTTFAIGVTLVMKTSNISISEFLQGSKMTKKDLSTIISSNTDLLLRTICILVFFNMMARTGSKLGTDVLAANAILMQVTFIVSYMFDGIANASSVFAGKAVGQKNPSMLDRVLRLNFQWTAGFIAALTLLTLIFKDMIVFLFTDIPALVTLYQEMAPWLIVFPLVAGFGLTVYGIFTGTGTTRPVRDSSIATLLVFLAVQAFTIDIWGNHGLWLAFTLFYLGRIAFLYPFIAQVKQKCYPVEDAVQGAIN
- a CDS encoding AraC family transcriptional regulator, with protein sequence MSRQHISRINDVLFHIHQDISQPLSAKELSEIAAYSEQHFHRTFKSVVGESLHQYIRRTRMEYAANQLMFDTSSSVVEIAHKCGFSSVSSFSRAFKATFNMSPGEWRKHDLQVAEKPYLKDPEVAAGYLNVAQRVLPEPKIVEVPERMAAYVRHTGYNRSIRNAWLILKAWANSEQRNFSSQFGLHHSNPAWVEMDQCRYVACIAIDEPIKYRSVVNQMVIPGGLHAVFRLNGRYGELLPQISMVLEKWLPTSGFKQRSTPAYVHYHQNHFLNSDEIFELDFYLPVSFY
- a CDS encoding PLP-dependent aminotransferase family protein: MEIAQSLQQIQSSYIREILAAASDPNVISLAGGLPDEKTFPIDLMKPTLENLANMPEVFQYGSTAGYGPLLDHLTQSYQLPESHTAMICTGSQQGLDLIARAYVDPGDVVVMEAPSYLGAMQVFGLVQANIATVSQTEFGPNLDELETCFAQQSPKMFYAVPDFHNPTGVCWATETRQKVAELCIKYNVAFIEDAPYRELRFTGTELPLVSSFCPDNSIVLRSFSKIASPGLRIGAVTGKRSYLEPLIKVKQGADLHSSVPMQALLVGLLKHEDFGVHMENIRTLYKSRYEVLFSELEKQLPADCVLKSVDGGMFIWVEIPECDTFELAKTLLSNGVAVVPSPVFYPKADEAKAALRLNFTNANPEELMEAVKRLAEVLNQA
- a CDS encoding 5-carboxymethyl-2-hydroxymuconate Delta-isomerase; this encodes MPHCIIEHSSTIDSQQLNQKVFLGAMESQLFSPTGEDIKVRSLAYQHYQTGEVKEDFVHVSVRILSGRNESVKAMLSKSILDQLLALTLSNASLTVEIIDIETSSYSKALV
- a CDS encoding GNAT family N-acetyltransferase, producing the protein MELVIGNNPELITKAQSIRHQVFVVEQGIPQVLDLDGLDPVSHHALITDEDNLVATARLHIDESGHSTMARVAVLQPYRGSGIASKIVSALLNHASEHGVKVIEIHAHQYLKGYYEKFGFEFIREVEIVGEHQLIEMRYYISA
- a CDS encoding rhodanese-related sulfurtransferase is translated as MSQYVVCALYKFVALDDYQEIRQPLTDVLEANQIRGTLLLASEGINGTVAGKRESIDALLQWFKQDSRLADVVYKESFNEEQPFNRTKVKLKKEIVTMGVEGIDPRHVVGTYVKPNEWNALISDPDVILVDTRNDYEVDIGTFKNAVNPNTETFREFPQYVEDNLDPKKHKKVAMFCTGGIRCEKSTAYMKEQGFDEVYHLEGGILKYLEEVPEEESMWEGDCYVFDGRVAVNHQLEKSVYDVCNACRLPITDEDKASEHFEKGVSCPKCIDKHSEEQKARFREREKQVQLSNARGETHVGGEAAHLIEQRKKEKLAHKEQQRSGKKAK
- a CDS encoding YdcH family protein, with product MLNENHAFILDFPDLKLDIVQLNHDDEKFKADMQKYHQLDYDIRQLEISGSPIDDDSMHNLKVERMELKDSLHKQLTRHHALKIV